A stretch of Brachyhypopomus gauderio isolate BG-103 chromosome 3, BGAUD_0.2, whole genome shotgun sequence DNA encodes these proteins:
- the LOC143509800 gene encoding C-X-C motif chemokine 10-like, producing MKAATLTLVFLIIFGVTATLCAGVGGPVQRCLCAGVLLPRVKRQNIGKMEVFLSSPSCPKTEIVTTLKRTGQKLCLDPDGKQGQMILKQKIVKLPKRGPKRARGKKKRQP from the exons ATGAAAGCCGCGACTCTCACACTAGTATTTCTGATCATTTTTGGAGTAACTGCAACACTTTGTGCTG GAGTAGGGGGTCCAGTACAGCGCTGTCTGTGTGCTGGAGTTCTTCTGCCCCGGGTCAAACGTCAGAACATTGGCAAGATGGAGGTTTTCCTCTCCAGTCCTTCCTGTCCAAAGACTGAGATTGT AACCACACTGAAGCGTACAGGACAAAAACTGTGCCTGGACCCTGATGGAAAGCAAGGCCAGATGATACTGAAGCAAAAAAT TGTAAAGCTGCCAAAGCGAGGGCCCAAGAGAGCAAGAGGGAAGAAGAAGAGACAGCCCTAG